A portion of the Macrobrachium nipponense isolate FS-2020 chromosome 12, ASM1510439v2, whole genome shotgun sequence genome contains these proteins:
- the LOC135225033 gene encoding uncharacterized protein LOC135225033 — MISKQPLKRRDKIHESKTKDFIHSLQEKCIERSDKWGNEVHVRIQNIGDTVAADVKYHHDCQVSFHKGRESVQNPTNRPKGRPIGSVDEKKNVGFYKLCELLDNNDDHQYTLTELEGLLKDCSGYGEVYTARQLKSKLQDRYKDEMNITCEQGKETIYTFLNESNNILRQHYSNTGLTPEESVDMAGVLIEDEIRTTIYDKSQYPKFLEMSNYEKMEERVSQLLLRLLSHLIKDRRRRIAISHSITSAARPRSFLSPILLGVSVYCNAKFESRELVHLLSSLAFADDYQEVLRLYSAMLPAGEKMYEWVDKFVNFVFDNADIDTHTLTGLGTWHVLGGIAGVTPAGEIVEENLPRSTQVQSVVDAGRFAQLPTKKYKKPQVPGLRNVLIKPLEPFSTNHSFLRLGIILDNIWLASFHVTQTARCPLWSGFNQTLMKQIHYDVSRIDILPFINNSPNHPDTLYSALCYAQDVSEKYRLGIIPVTFDQPLYQKAVEIVQASPDLTKVIVRLGGFHLLMSYMGAIGHIMAGSGLSDLWETVYGINTVKHMLTGHAYARALRAHMLTASSLVGKMLHTSTACNTQLGSS, encoded by the coding sequence ATGATAAGCAAACAACCTCTTAAGAGACGTGATAAAATACATGAATCGAAAACTAAAGACTTTATCCACTCATTACAAGAGAAATGCATAGAACGCTCTGATAAATGGGGCAATGAAGTACATGTGCGTATTCAAAACATTGGAGATACAGTTGCTGCTGATGTAAAATATCACCATgactgtcaggtaagttttcacaAGGGTAGGGAATCTGTGCAAAATCCCACAAATAGGCCTAAAGGTCGTCCTATAGGGTCagttgatgaaaagaaaaatgtaggATTTTACAAACTTTGTGAGCTCTTAGATAACAATGATGACCACCAATACACTTTGACAGAATTAGAGGGTCTTTTGAAGGATTGTTCTGGATATGGTGAAGTGTACACTGCAAGACAACTAAAGTCTAAACTACAAGATAGGTATAAAGATGAAATGAATATTACGTGCGAGCAAGGTAAAGAGACAATTTATACATTTCTGAATGAGAGCAATAATATACTGAGACAACATTACAGTAATACTGGACTAACACCTGAAGAAAGTGTCGACATGGCTGGAGTTctcatagaagatgaaataagGACAACCATATATGATAAATCCCAGTATCCAAAATTTTTGGAGATGAGCAACTATGAGAAGATGGAAGAACGTGTTTCTCAACTTCTATTAAGGTTACTTAGTCATCTCATCAAGGACAGACGCCGTAGGATTGCAATATCACACAGTATAACATCAGCTGCACGTCCCAGATcatttctctctccaattctctTAGGAGTATCAGTGTACTGTAATGCTAAATTCGAGTCTCGTGAATTAGTTCATTTACTTAGCAGTCTAGCATTTGCAGATGATTACCAAGAAGTATTACGCCTCTACAGTGCAATGCTGCCTGCAGGAGAGAAAATGTATGAATGGGTTGACAAATTTGTGAATTTTGTATTTGACAATGCAGACATTGACACTCATACACTGACTGGACTTGGAACATGGCATGTTTTGGGAGGTATCGCAGGTGTAACGCCAGCTGGAGAGATTGTGGAAGAAAACTTGCCTCGTTCAACACAAGTTCAGTCCGTTGTAGATGCTGGTAGATTTGCACAATTGCccaccaaaaaatacaaaaaaccacaAGTACCAGGTCTCAGAAATGTATTAATCAAACCACTAGAACCTTTCAGTACCAACCATTCCTTCTTGAGATTAGGTATAATCTTAGACAATATCTGGCTGGCCAGCTTCCATGTAACACAGACTGCACGgtgcccattatggagtggtttcAATCAAACCCTCATGAAGCAAATCCACTATGATGTAAGCAGAATAGATATTCTGccattcattaataacagtccaAATCATCCAGACACCCTTTACTCTGCCCTCTGCTATGCCCAGGATGTGTCGGAAAAGTACAGGCTGGGTATTATCCCTGTCACATTTGATCAGCCACTATACCAGAAAGCAGTTGAAATAGTACAAGCATCTCCAGACCTTACCAAAGTTATAGTGAGATTAGGTGGCTTCCATCTTTTAATGTCATATATGGGTGCAATTGGACATATAATGGCAGGGAGTGGGCTGTCTGATCTATGGGAGACTGTCTATGGAATCAACACAGTGAAGCACATGCTGACTGGGCATGCTTATGCTCGTGCACTCCGAGCTCACATGCTGACAGCCTCTTCTCTTGTTGGGAAGATGCTTCATACATCAACTGCTTGTAACACTCAACTTGGATCATCTTAG
- the LOC135224849 gene encoding uncharacterized protein LOC135224849, whose amino-acid sequence MSEATTKACAKALLASWISRFRVPDEITTDRGPVFLSELWTTLARLMGTSLHPTTAYNPAANGMVERVHRSFKASLMARFTGENWKSQLPWVLLGLRTAPRANGEASPAEKVYGEPLTVPDEFFPTNADDADVSIARLRVGIGGIHTLRQNLLRQDQTLPPKGPIIVQTRLHQGRHLPLTRPYRGPFRVLQCTDKARSRGRPRKTVEPPEDHLRGGIPSPETPEDLPQQLISRTRGRLCRPAHFLE is encoded by the exons atgtcggaggcaacCACGAAAGCATGCGCCAAAGCCCTCCTCGCCAGTTGGATCAGTCGATTCAGAGTGCCAGACGAGATCACGAcggaccgcggaccagttttcctgtcggagttgtggaccaccctggcccgcctaatggggacATCGCTACACCCCACCActgcctacaacccagcagctaacggcatggtggagagagtccaccgatCGTTCAAGGCTTCCCTAATGGCGCGCTTCACCggcgaaaattggaagagccagctaccatgggtcctcctcggtctcaggaccgCCCCGCGGgcgaacggcgaggcatcacccgcggagaaggtatacggggagccattaacagtccctgacgagttcttcccgaccaatgctgaCGACGccgacgtctccatcgccaggcttcgggtgGGAATCGGCGGAATTCAcaccctgcgtcaaaaccttctccgacaggacCAAACGCTTCCTCCcaaaggccctatcatcgtgcaaacacgtcttcatcagggACGACACCTGccactaacgagaccctaccgaggCCCCTTCCGCGTCCTACAATGCACTGACAAGGC tcgtagccgcggccgccctcggaagacggtcgaaccccccgaggatcacctcaggggaggcatcccgtccccagAAACCCCCGAAGATCTACCACAGCAACTGATATCGCGCACCCGAGGGCGGCTCTGCCGCCCAGCTCACTTCCTCGAGTAA